One genomic region from Solwaraspora sp. WMMD792 encodes:
- a CDS encoding MupA/Atu3671 family FMN-dependent luciferase-like monooxygenase, with amino-acid sequence MSTDDDMSTPTRGGTDDRRIAIIGMALRLPGADTPQAYWRNIRDGVTSVRRFSPTELANAGVPAELRESPDFVAVSGVLDDIDSFDNEFFGMSVQEARTVDPQHRLFLQTTYHALENGGYAGARPDTRVGIFAGVGYHLYPLNTYLRNNLADARWDGDFGPAFQVALGNFNDFVATRVAYRLGLTGPAVTVQSGCSTALVAVHLAGQALLAGDADLALAGASAVHIPQILGYRHVKGTILSRSGRCRAFDASSDGTVGGNGVAAVLLKRYDRAVADGDTIHAVILGSGVNNDGATKTSYAAPSAAGQRDAILRALDVAGVSPETIGYLETHGTGTYKGDPIEFDAMTSAYRRHTDRTGYCAIGSAKPAIGHLDACAGLASLIKTVLVLRHATIPPLVGFERPNPALDLAASPFVIPAEARAWPDLPGPRRAGVTALAVGGTNVHLILEAPPATRPGLPATTNPTSPVPAVPTEPVPVPVPLSAYHPESLRTLARRMRDHLRADPGLDPADLATTAALGRPHLPYRLVVTGATTTTIADALDDYLAAPGRQRPARVATGSALGAGVASGGLGAVAPVVLYGGQGASYPGMAGALYRRYPQVRAVLDACEAYQRRAGGPSVLTPLLTTDAGADRTWPADVAQPALFAFQAALTRLWRSLGVAPRLVAGHSIGEYAALAAAGALSIEDGLRLTGIRGRLMREHTAPGGMVAVFAARAAVDELLATDGRLDLAAVNAAEQHVVAGPVEALDAACGVLDRLGLRWHRLTVDRAFHSALLDPILPRLGEAFEAVGWVPLDTPLVSSVDGTVLPVGHRPDPAYLVRQTRMPVRFDLVTAAIAAETAKTSAAAESAGVPVLELGPQPSLAGLLRSALPGWPVLAAQRRGTELNQLIDSFAQLHVHGVDLDWAALLGPGHARRVPLPAYPFQRRVHWTGPPLARTEPGGSMADVDTVREAGSAVAAGSAAPDLAPVVERVREISARHLGCDPDDIAVDRPFVEMGADSLAMINALREFEGEFGVRLAMRELFEEADTPSKLSQLILSRRTPAPPAPPAPATPAPAEPPAPTAAPAAPGVDAHGPRVVVAPDSGQAGAVATDRGRAHLDDLRRRFVAKTRRSKEITQRHRGVLADSRAVVGFRSATKEMLYPIAGQRAKGAWLEDVDGNRYVDITMGFGVLLFGHEPDFVADAVREHLSRGVQLGPRSVDTGAAAVLLSELTGMPRVAFANSGTEANSAAIRLARAATGRDKIVMFHGSYHGHADNVLGRSVGTGADRTTVPVSTGIPASAVADLVVLDYGVPESLQVIEALGERLAAVVVEPVQSRHPALQPAEFLRRLRDITRRYGIVLMFDEMLTGFRPHPRGAQGLFNVTPDLATYGKLLGGGFPIGAIAGRADIMDGVDGGFWRYGDDSRPQRETTFFGGTYIQHPVSMAAARAVLTRLTEHSPRLQQELNARTDRLVGTLNDFFTEEEYPLRLNHVGSQFRFEHRADLELLYHHLLLKGVYVWEWRNFFLSTAHTDDDVDLVIDAVRASLREMRGGGLLPRPAGTAVPTAKPNGTARVEPTVRTGPTMSVAAAGGPTPADAPAGAPVRPAPDFSVYFFGDYPAGSGAGDPYELIVDTARFADRHGFHALWIPERHFHSFGGVFPNPVVLAAALARETSRIRLHAGSVVLPLHDPIRVAEDWSMVDRLSGGRVGIGCAPGWHAGDFVLAPEHFGTHRDVMYRHLDQVRRLWRGEAVERRSGTGEPVEIRTLPRPVQAMPPMFVAVVGNPESYQRAAEHDLGIVTNLMSQSVEQLADNIRRYRKTRAEHGLDPHGGRVVVLVHTYLGADSARARAEAFAPLKAYLHSSLSLFGQMTNSLGFQVDLDTADADDLDYVFQRAYDRYCEARALIGSPDDGARLIDALTAAGVDEVAALVDFGASPDQVRAGLPQLDRLRASYQAPADTPPIDTSAGRQAATGHPEAARDVGPDRSGPTSRGQARMWFLERLHPGQGTYNEAVTVRLDGPLDVPALRAALHQLVARHAALRTVFRERDGEPVQVILGDGAVDLTVEEHAGRDEDDTVRRMLAEESRRVFDLAQGPLLVTRLLRWSAERHVLMLSLHHIVVDAASVRVLADDLSALYRAALDGRPADLPELSVDCLDLARREADAASGSPGEPAGLAYWRQRLAGELPVLDLPTDRPRPTVRSGTGASVRYRLDPELSGLLSRLSSAHRATLFMTVLAGYAATLRRFTRSDQLVVGTPVSVRPTGAEAVVGFFLNTVALRLDLSGDPTFANLLKQVRDTALDAYDHADVPFDAVVGAVSPDRDTSRTPVFQTIVEFDNGGDPLPLDLPRVTARALAHRAERAVTDLVLYVTNHADGIDCRLEYGTDLFVADSAERLLSYLVATLAAAVNQPDTPISKLVGVLDTDRDALARWGVGRQRELPPGRVPDAVRQWAQRTPQAVAVIGGGTVLTYRQLDERATALAQRLARQGIAAGDIVALWLPRSPEFVVAALAVLRAGAAYLPLDPSLGGRQVRFMVSDSAARVVLATGGDTALDLPDGVRLLYVDESGDADPVGGSGDPGRTPIRDSDPGRAANDPDTACYVMYTSGSTGRPKGVTITHRSVLNLCQWYRDELELTADDRGAVVCGQSFDASVLEIWPPLQVGASLTIADDAVRLDSMALARWMRTAGVSVAMLPTPIGEGLLSLPVSAQPRLRHLTVGGQQLRVRPQPGVPYVVRNVYGPTETTVIATSEVVTPASAGSDGPIPIGRPLDNVRVEIRDEWGNLAPVGAVGELFIGGAGVGRGYLNRPELTAQRFVDDPAGGAGSRRYRTGDLARWTADGVLVFLGRTDDQVKIRGNRVEPGEASAVLRGLDLVADGIVVARRDRRDEAYLAGYAVPAPGVAPDGLADRVVAAMARELPDVLIPRVWAVLPALPQTGNNKVDRAGLPEPTIRTGEPTPPLARPVPRPPVEPPTPQPVARNDDPTGDALTGTVRALWAAELDLDPERIDHGASFFALGGHSINAMRLLNRVREATGADYPALEFFRAPTIAAMVGRLRGPATSADDGSTRRVRGTL; translated from the coding sequence GTGTCGACGGACGACGACATGAGCACCCCGACGCGCGGTGGCACCGACGACCGGCGGATCGCCATCATCGGCATGGCGTTGCGGCTGCCCGGCGCGGACACCCCGCAGGCGTACTGGCGCAACATCCGCGACGGCGTGACCAGCGTACGCAGGTTCAGCCCCACCGAGTTGGCCAACGCCGGGGTGCCGGCGGAGCTGCGCGAGTCACCCGATTTCGTCGCCGTCAGCGGCGTGCTCGACGACATCGACTCGTTCGACAACGAGTTCTTCGGGATGAGCGTGCAGGAGGCGCGCACCGTCGACCCGCAGCACCGGCTGTTCCTGCAGACCACCTACCACGCGCTGGAGAACGGCGGGTACGCGGGAGCACGACCCGACACCAGGGTGGGCATCTTCGCCGGTGTCGGATACCACCTGTATCCCCTCAACACCTACCTGCGCAACAACCTGGCCGACGCCCGCTGGGACGGTGACTTCGGCCCGGCCTTCCAGGTGGCCCTGGGCAACTTCAACGACTTCGTCGCGACCAGGGTCGCGTACCGGCTCGGCCTGACCGGTCCGGCGGTCACCGTGCAGAGCGGCTGCTCGACGGCCCTGGTGGCGGTGCACCTGGCTGGCCAGGCGTTGCTCGCCGGCGACGCCGACCTGGCCCTGGCCGGCGCGTCGGCGGTGCACATCCCGCAGATCCTGGGTTACCGCCACGTCAAGGGCACCATCCTGTCCCGATCCGGCCGGTGCCGCGCGTTCGACGCGTCGTCCGACGGTACCGTCGGCGGCAACGGGGTCGCGGCGGTGCTGCTCAAGCGGTACGACCGCGCGGTCGCCGACGGGGACACCATCCACGCGGTGATCCTGGGCAGCGGAGTCAACAACGACGGCGCGACGAAGACCAGCTACGCCGCGCCCAGCGCCGCCGGGCAGCGCGACGCCATCCTGCGCGCGCTCGACGTCGCCGGGGTCTCCCCCGAGACGATCGGCTACCTGGAGACCCACGGCACCGGCACCTACAAGGGCGACCCGATCGAGTTCGACGCGATGACCTCGGCCTATCGCCGGCACACCGACCGGACCGGCTACTGCGCGATCGGCTCGGCCAAACCGGCCATCGGGCACCTGGACGCCTGCGCCGGCCTGGCCAGCCTGATCAAGACGGTGCTGGTGCTGCGGCACGCGACGATCCCGCCGTTGGTCGGGTTCGAGCGACCCAACCCGGCGTTGGACCTGGCGGCCAGCCCGTTCGTCATCCCCGCCGAGGCGCGCGCCTGGCCCGATCTGCCCGGGCCGCGCCGGGCGGGGGTGACCGCACTCGCGGTCGGTGGCACCAACGTCCACCTGATCCTGGAGGCACCGCCGGCAACACGACCGGGGCTGCCGGCGACGACGAATCCCACTAGCCCGGTGCCGGCGGTGCCGACGGAACCGGTGCCGGTGCCGGTGCCGCTCTCGGCGTACCACCCGGAGAGTCTGCGTACGCTCGCCCGCCGGATGCGCGACCACCTGCGGGCCGACCCCGGGCTCGACCCGGCCGACCTGGCCACCACCGCCGCGCTCGGCCGGCCGCACCTGCCGTACCGACTCGTCGTGACCGGCGCGACGACGACAACGATCGCGGATGCCCTGGACGACTACCTCGCCGCGCCGGGGCGGCAACGCCCGGCGCGGGTGGCGACCGGATCGGCCCTGGGCGCCGGCGTCGCCTCCGGCGGGCTCGGCGCGGTGGCACCGGTGGTGCTGTACGGCGGGCAGGGCGCCTCGTACCCAGGGATGGCCGGAGCGCTCTACCGGCGGTACCCGCAGGTGCGGGCGGTGCTCGACGCCTGCGAGGCGTACCAGCGCCGCGCCGGCGGGCCCTCGGTGCTGACCCCGCTGCTCACCACCGACGCTGGTGCCGACCGGACCTGGCCGGCCGATGTGGCGCAGCCGGCGCTGTTCGCGTTCCAGGCCGCGCTGACCCGGCTGTGGCGCTCGCTCGGGGTGGCGCCACGACTCGTCGCCGGACACAGCATCGGCGAGTACGCTGCCCTGGCCGCAGCCGGCGCGCTGTCGATCGAGGACGGTCTGCGGCTCACCGGGATACGTGGGCGGCTGATGCGGGAGCACACCGCGCCCGGCGGGATGGTCGCGGTGTTCGCCGCCCGGGCCGCGGTCGACGAGTTACTCGCCACCGACGGGCGGCTCGACCTCGCCGCGGTCAACGCGGCCGAGCAGCATGTCGTCGCCGGGCCGGTCGAGGCACTCGACGCCGCCTGCGGTGTGCTGGACCGTCTCGGGTTGCGCTGGCACCGGCTCACCGTTGACCGCGCCTTCCACTCGGCGCTGCTCGACCCGATCCTCCCTCGGCTGGGCGAGGCATTCGAGGCGGTCGGCTGGGTGCCGTTGGACACGCCGCTGGTCAGCAGCGTGGACGGCACCGTGCTGCCGGTGGGTCACCGCCCCGACCCGGCGTACCTGGTGCGGCAGACCCGGATGCCGGTCCGGTTCGACCTGGTCACGGCCGCGATCGCCGCCGAGACAGCCAAGACGTCGGCCGCCGCGGAGTCGGCCGGCGTGCCGGTGCTGGAGCTCGGACCGCAACCGAGCCTGGCTGGGTTGCTGCGCTCGGCGCTGCCCGGATGGCCGGTGCTCGCCGCACAGCGCCGGGGCACGGAACTCAATCAGCTCATCGACAGCTTCGCCCAGCTGCACGTACACGGGGTCGACCTGGACTGGGCCGCCCTGCTCGGCCCTGGCCACGCACGCCGGGTCCCGCTGCCCGCATATCCGTTCCAGCGCCGAGTCCACTGGACCGGACCGCCGCTGGCACGAACCGAACCTGGAGGGTCGATGGCCGACGTTGACACTGTCCGCGAGGCTGGCTCCGCGGTCGCCGCCGGATCAGCCGCGCCGGACCTCGCGCCGGTGGTCGAGCGGGTACGCGAGATCAGCGCCCGGCACCTCGGCTGCGACCCGGACGACATCGCCGTCGACCGCCCGTTCGTCGAGATGGGTGCCGACTCGCTCGCCATGATCAACGCGCTGCGGGAGTTCGAAGGCGAGTTCGGTGTCCGACTCGCCATGCGCGAACTGTTCGAGGAGGCGGACACCCCGAGCAAACTGTCCCAGCTGATCCTGTCCCGTCGGACCCCGGCACCGCCAGCGCCGCCGGCACCAGCCACACCGGCACCGGCCGAACCGCCGGCGCCGACTGCGGCACCGGCAGCACCGGGCGTTGACGCGCACGGACCCAGGGTGGTCGTGGCACCCGACAGCGGTCAGGCCGGCGCGGTCGCTACCGATCGCGGCCGAGCCCACCTGGACGACCTGCGGCGACGGTTCGTGGCGAAGACTCGGCGGTCGAAGGAAATCACCCAGCGCCACCGTGGCGTGCTGGCCGACAGCCGGGCGGTCGTCGGCTTCCGTAGTGCCACGAAGGAGATGCTGTACCCGATCGCCGGCCAGCGCGCCAAGGGCGCATGGCTGGAGGATGTCGACGGCAACCGGTACGTCGACATCACCATGGGCTTCGGGGTGCTGCTGTTCGGCCACGAGCCGGACTTCGTCGCCGACGCGGTCCGGGAGCATCTGTCCCGAGGCGTTCAACTCGGACCGCGCAGCGTCGACACGGGCGCGGCCGCCGTGCTGTTGAGCGAGCTGACCGGGATGCCCCGGGTGGCGTTCGCCAACTCGGGCACCGAGGCGAACTCGGCGGCGATCCGACTAGCCCGCGCCGCCACCGGACGCGACAAGATCGTCATGTTCCACGGGTCCTACCACGGACATGCCGACAACGTGCTCGGCCGCTCGGTCGGGACCGGAGCGGACCGGACCACCGTCCCGGTCAGCACCGGCATCCCGGCCAGCGCCGTCGCGGACCTGGTCGTGCTCGACTACGGCGTACCGGAAAGCCTGCAGGTGATCGAAGCGCTCGGCGAACGGTTGGCCGCCGTCGTGGTCGAGCCGGTGCAGAGCCGCCACCCGGCGCTGCAACCGGCGGAGTTCCTGCGCCGGCTCCGCGACATCACCCGGCGGTACGGCATCGTGCTGATGTTCGACGAGATGCTCACCGGGTTCCGGCCCCATCCGCGCGGCGCCCAGGGCCTGTTCAACGTGACCCCGGACCTCGCCACGTACGGCAAGCTGCTCGGCGGTGGCTTCCCGATCGGGGCGATCGCCGGACGCGCCGACATCATGGACGGCGTCGACGGCGGTTTCTGGCGCTACGGCGACGACAGCCGCCCGCAGCGGGAGACGACCTTCTTCGGCGGCACCTACATCCAGCATCCGGTGTCCATGGCCGCCGCGCGCGCAGTGTTGACCCGGCTGACCGAGCACAGCCCACGGCTGCAGCAGGAGCTCAACGCTCGGACCGACCGGCTCGTCGGCACACTGAACGACTTCTTCACCGAGGAGGAGTACCCGCTGCGGCTGAATCACGTCGGCTCGCAGTTCCGCTTCGAGCACCGCGCCGACCTCGAGCTTCTCTACCACCACCTGCTACTCAAGGGGGTGTACGTCTGGGAGTGGCGCAACTTCTTCCTCTCCACCGCGCACACCGATGACGACGTCGACCTGGTGATCGACGCGGTGCGCGCCTCGCTACGCGAGATGCGCGGCGGCGGGCTGCTCCCCCGTCCGGCCGGTACCGCCGTGCCCACGGCGAAACCGAACGGCACCGCCCGGGTCGAACCGACGGTACGGACCGGACCGACGATGAGTGTCGCCGCAGCGGGCGGCCCCACACCGGCAGACGCACCGGCGGGCGCACCGGTGCGCCCGGCACCGGACTTCAGCGTGTACTTCTTCGGCGACTATCCGGCCGGCTCGGGGGCTGGCGACCCGTACGAGCTGATCGTCGACACGGCCCGCTTCGCCGACCGGCACGGATTCCACGCGCTGTGGATCCCGGAGCGCCACTTTCACTCCTTCGGCGGGGTGTTCCCCAACCCGGTGGTGCTGGCCGCCGCGCTGGCCCGCGAGACGAGCCGGATCCGGTTGCACGCCGGATCGGTGGTCCTGCCGCTGCACGACCCGATCCGGGTCGCCGAGGACTGGTCCATGGTCGACCGGCTGTCCGGCGGCCGGGTCGGCATCGGCTGCGCACCCGGATGGCACGCGGGCGACTTCGTCCTCGCCCCGGAGCACTTCGGCACCCACCGCGACGTGATGTACCGCCACCTCGACCAGGTACGCCGGCTGTGGCGTGGCGAGGCCGTCGAACGGCGCAGCGGCACCGGCGAACCGGTCGAGATCCGCACCCTGCCCCGCCCGGTGCAGGCGATGCCGCCGATGTTCGTCGCCGTGGTGGGCAATCCGGAGTCGTACCAGCGCGCCGCCGAGCACGACCTCGGCATCGTCACCAACCTGATGAGCCAGTCGGTGGAGCAGTTGGCCGACAACATCCGGCGCTACCGTAAGACCCGCGCCGAGCACGGGCTCGACCCGCACGGCGGACGGGTGGTCGTGCTCGTGCACACCTACCTCGGTGCGGACTCGGCCCGGGCGCGGGCCGAGGCGTTCGCGCCGCTGAAGGCGTACCTGCACTCCTCGCTGTCGCTGTTCGGACAAATGACCAACAGTCTCGGATTCCAGGTGGACCTCGACACCGCCGACGCCGACGACCTGGACTACGTGTTCCAGCGCGCCTACGACCGGTACTGCGAGGCACGGGCGCTGATCGGGTCGCCGGACGACGGCGCCCGGCTGATCGACGCGCTCACCGCCGCCGGCGTCGACGAGGTGGCCGCGCTGGTCGACTTCGGCGCATCCCCCGACCAGGTGCGGGCCGGTTTGCCGCAGCTGGACCGGCTACGGGCCAGCTACCAGGCGCCGGCCGACACGCCACCGATCGACACGTCGGCGGGCAGGCAGGCGGCGACCGGTCACCCGGAGGCCGCCCGCGACGTGGGCCCGGACCGGTCCGGACCGACGTCGCGCGGGCAGGCGCGGATGTGGTTCCTCGAACGGCTGCATCCGGGCCAGGGCACCTACAACGAGGCGGTCACCGTACGGCTCGACGGTCCGCTGGACGTGCCGGCGCTGCGGGCCGCGCTGCACCAGCTGGTGGCCCGGCATGCTGCGCTGCGGACCGTGTTCCGGGAACGCGACGGCGAACCGGTCCAGGTCATCCTCGGTGATGGCGCAGTGGACCTCACCGTCGAGGAGCACGCCGGGCGTGACGAGGACGACACCGTACGGCGGATGCTGGCCGAGGAGAGCCGGCGCGTGTTCGACCTCGCGCAGGGTCCGCTGCTGGTGACCCGGCTGCTGCGCTGGTCGGCCGAGCGGCATGTGCTGATGTTGTCCCTGCACCACATCGTGGTCGACGCCGCGTCGGTGCGGGTGCTGGCCGACGATCTCTCCGCGTTGTACCGGGCCGCACTCGACGGCCGGCCCGCCGACCTGCCGGAGCTGTCGGTGGACTGCCTCGACCTGGCCCGGCGGGAGGCGGACGCCGCCAGCGGTTCGCCCGGCGAGCCGGCCGGTCTGGCCTACTGGCGGCAGCGACTGGCCGGTGAGCTGCCGGTGCTGGACCTGCCGACCGACCGACCACGCCCGACGGTCCGCAGTGGCACCGGCGCGTCGGTCCGGTACCGGCTCGACCCGGAGCTGTCCGGGCTGCTGAGCCGGCTCAGTAGCGCGCACCGGGCCACGCTGTTCATGACGGTGCTCGCCGGGTATGCGGCCACGCTGCGCCGGTTCACCCGCAGCGACCAACTGGTCGTCGGCACACCAGTGTCGGTCCGGCCCACCGGTGCCGAGGCAGTGGTGGGGTTCTTCCTCAACACGGTCGCCCTGCGGCTGGACCTGTCCGGCGACCCGACCTTCGCCAACCTCCTCAAGCAGGTCCGCGACACCGCCCTGGACGCGTACGACCATGCCGACGTGCCGTTCGACGCCGTCGTCGGCGCGGTGAGCCCGGACCGGGACACCAGTCGGACCCCGGTCTTCCAGACCATCGTGGAGTTCGACAACGGCGGCGACCCGCTCCCGCTCGACCTGCCCCGGGTGACCGCCCGCGCGCTGGCACACCGGGCCGAACGGGCGGTGACCGACCTGGTCCTGTACGTGACCAACCACGCCGATGGAATCGACTGCCGGTTGGAGTACGGCACTGACCTGTTCGTGGCGGACAGCGCCGAGCGGCTGCTGTCGTATCTCGTCGCGACCCTCGCCGCCGCCGTCAACCAGCCCGATACGCCGATCTCGAAGCTGGTCGGCGTCCTCGACACCGACCGGGACGCGCTGGCCCGTTGGGGCGTGGGACGGCAGCGCGAGCTGCCGCCCGGTCGCGTGCCCGACGCGGTGCGGCAGTGGGCGCAACGCACGCCGCAGGCGGTCGCGGTGATCGGTGGCGGCACGGTGCTGACCTACCGGCAACTCGACGAGCGGGCCACCGCTCTGGCGCAGCGGCTGGCCCGGCAAGGGATCGCCGCAGGCGACATCGTGGCGCTGTGGCTGCCCCGGTCACCGGAGTTCGTCGTCGCCGCCCTGGCGGTGCTACGCGCCGGAGCCGCGTACCTGCCGTTGGATCCGTCCCTCGGCGGCCGGCAGGTGCGTTTCATGGTCTCGGACAGCGCGGCCCGGGTGGTGCTGGCCACCGGGGGTGACACCGCGCTGGACCTGCCCGACGGGGTCCGCCTGCTGTACGTCGACGAATCCGGCGACGCCGATCCCGTCGGCGGGTCCGGCGACCCCGGCCGTACGCCCATCAGGGACAGCGACCCCGGCCGCGCGGCGAACGATCCGGATACGGCGTGCTACGTCATGTACACCTCCGGTTCCACCGGCCGGCCGAAGGGTGTGACCATCACCCACCGCAGCGTGCTGAACCTGTGCCAGTGGTACCGCGACGAGCTGGAGCTGACCGCCGACGACCGGGGTGCCGTGGTGTGTGGGCAGAGCTTCGACGCCTCGGTGCTGGAGATCTGGCCGCCGCTGCAGGTCGGTGCGAGCCTGACGATCGCCGACGATGCCGTACGGCTGGACTCGATGGCGCTGGCGCGGTGGATGCGTACCGCCGGGGTGAGCGTCGCGATGCTGCCCACGCCGATCGGGGAAGGGTTGCTCTCGCTGCCTGTCTCGGCCCAGCCCCGACTGCGCCACCTCACCGTCGGCGGCCAACAGCTGCGGGTACGCCCACAGCCCGGGGTGCCGTACGTGGTGCGCAACGTGTACGGGCCGACCGAGACGACGGTCATCGCCACGTCCGAGGTGGTGACACCGGCGTCGGCCGGGTCCGACGGTCCGATTCCGATCGGCCGACCGCTGGACAACGTCCGCGTCGAGATCCGCGACGAGTGGGGCAACCTGGCTCCGGTCGGCGCCGTCGGGGAACTGTTCATCGGCGGTGCCGGAGTGGGTCGTGGCTACCTGAACCGGCCCGAGCTGACCGCGCAACGGTTCGTCGACGACCCGGCCGGCGGTGCCGGTTCCCGCCGCTACCGCACCGGCGACCTGGCGCGGTGGACCGCCGACGGGGTGCTGGTGTTCCTCGGCCGTACCGACGACCAGGTCAAGATCCGGGGAAACCGGGTCGAGCCAGGCGAGGCGTCCGCGGTGCTGCGCGGGCTGGATCTGGTCGCCGACGGCATCGTGGTGGCCCGCCGGGACCGGCGCGACGAGGCGTACCTCGCCGGGTACGCGGTACCCGCGCCGGGCGTGGCACCCGACGGACTGGCCGACCGGGTCGTCGCCGCGATGGCCCGCGAGCTACCCGATGTGCTGATCCCCCGGGTGTGGGCGGTGCTGCCGGCGCTGCCGCAGACCGGCAACAACAAGGTCGACCGGGCCGGGCTGCCGGAGCCGACCATCCGTACCGGTGAGCCCACGCCGCCGCTGGCCCGACCGGTCCCCCGGCCACCGGTCGAGCCGCCGACGCCACAACCGGTGGCCCGGAACGACGACCCGACCGGTGACGCGCTGACCGGGACGGTGCGGGCGCTGTGGGCCGCCGAACTCGATCTGGATCCGGAGCGCATCGACCACGGCGCGTCCTTCTTCGCCCTCGGCGGCCATTCGATCAACGCGATGCGCCTGCTGAACCGGGTACGCGAGGCCACCGGAGCGGACTATCCGGCGTTGGAGTTCTTCCGCGCCCCGACCATCGCGGCGATGGTCGGCCGGCTGCGCGGACCCGCCACGTCCGCCGATGACGGGTCCACCCGCCGGGTGCGGGGCACGCTGTGA
- a CDS encoding condensation domain-containing protein: MTFDELLEYIAGHDVRLTGTGDTLHYDAPAAAMGPQLVTALRSHKGELMRWLAAPAHEREVTRAPLSAQQERVVEVAGSSTHPASWNVGLRLELVGDLDVAALDAALDGLVARHHALRARLIRDGGAWVQRILAHRPVPLPVVELAALPPEAARRRAETLCREVVAPVFALADEAPVRYTLIRLAPDESWLMLVLHHVACDGRAVTVLLRELADGYRTARDAGAPDFGPPAAQCTDYARWQQGQWDEPTRRRRLAYWAEHLGDGPLALELPFDRPAPQRPSGQAATCRFEIPGQVRLAAEVLARELGATVTAVAAAALALLLARLSGQPDVTLSMPYANRSPRAYEDTVTVLATALPVRIRTAAATTFAHLVGQAADALFAGIDNLLPTAWIYQQLPTPDKGAAPAGMTVSFAFQSTFDTRIELPALAVRVHEVPTGVGRAALLIVLMPGPDGIDGYLEYPVDRLDDDTVRRWMTRYVDLLASACAGPNRLLADL, encoded by the coding sequence GTGACCTTCGACGAGCTGCTGGAGTACATCGCCGGGCACGATGTACGGCTCACCGGCACCGGCGACACCCTGCACTACGACGCCCCGGCCGCCGCGATGGGTCCGCAACTGGTCACCGCGCTGCGGTCGCACAAGGGTGAACTGATGCGCTGGCTGGCCGCACCGGCGCACGAGCGGGAGGTGACCCGGGCGCCGCTGTCGGCCCAGCAGGAGCGGGTGGTGGAGGTCGCCGGGAGCAGCACGCACCCGGCCAGCTGGAACGTCGGTCTGCGGCTGGAACTGGTCGGCGACCTCGACGTCGCCGCGCTCGACGCCGCGCTCGATGGTCTGGTCGCCCGGCACCATGCGCTGCGGGCCCGGCTGATCCGCGACGGTGGCGCCTGGGTCCAGCGGATCCTCGCTCACCGGCCGGTCCCGCTGCCCGTCGTCGAGCTGGCCGCGCTGCCACCGGAGGCGGCGCGGCGGCGCGCCGAGACCCTCTGCCGGGAGGTGGTGGCACCGGTGTTCGCGCTGGCGGACGAGGCACCGGTGCGATACACGCTGATCCGGCTGGCGCCCGACGAGTCCTGGCTGATGCTGGTCTTGCATCACGTCGCCTGCGACGGCCGGGCGGTCACCGTACTGCTGCGCGAGCTGGCGGACGGGTACCGCACCGCCCGCGACGCAGGTGCGCCGGACTTCGGCCCACCCGCCGCCCAGTGCACCGACTACGCACGCTGGCAGCAGGGCCAGTGGGATGAGCCGACCCGCCGCCGGCGGCTGGCCTACTGGGCGGAGCACCTTGGCGACGGGCCGCTGGCGCTGGAGCTGCCATTCGACCGCCCCGCACCGCAGCGGCCGAGTGGGCAGGCCGCCACCTGCCGGTTCGAGATTCCCGGACAGGTCCGGCTCGCCGCCGAGGTGCTCGCCCGGGAGCTGGGTGCCACGGTGACCGCGGTCGCCGCTGCGGCGTTGGCACTGCTGCTCGCCCGGCTCAGCGGACAGCCCGACGTGACCCTGTCGATGCCGTACGCCAACCGGTCACCCCGGGCGTACGAGGACACCGTCACCGTGCTGGCGACGGCGTTGCCGGTGCGGATCCGCACCGCCGCCGCCACGACGTTCGCCCACCTGGTCGGCCAGGCCGCCGACGCCCTGTTCGCCGGCATCGACAATCTGCTGCCCACGGCCTGGATCTACCAGCAGCTACCCACGCCGGACAAGGGCGCAGCGCCGGCCGGGATGACGGTGAGCTTCGCCTTTCAGAGTACGTTCGACACCCGGATCGAGCTGCCGGCGTTGGCGGTACGGGTGCACGAGGTGCCGACCGGGGTCGGGCGGGCGGCGCTGCTGATCGTCCTGATGCCCGGCCCGGACGGGATCGACGGCTATCTGGAGTACCCGGTGGACCGGCTCGATGACGACACCGTCCGCCGCTGGATGACGAGGTACGTCGATCTGCTCGCCTCGGCGTGTGCCGGCCCGAACCGCCTACTTGCCGACCTCTGA